In the genome of Phragmites australis chromosome 9, lpPhrAust1.1, whole genome shotgun sequence, the window CTGCACGCCGAATATATCACCAGTTCCATGCTGAGCATAATTTCTGCTGTTCGTGTTAACGAACGGGAACAGAGCAACCTGGCAACCAAATCGTTCCCTGTATTTCGTTTTCTTTCTGGAAAAATGCAGCTCGTAAATTGTTCCATGATGCTTCTAGTGGGGATTCTTCTTTTGAAGAATATATGAGGTTGTTTGGATTCTTCTAGTGGGGATTCGTGCTCAAAAATGGGTTCGAATTGGCTCCCTACCCCTCTCGATCCCTCGCTAAATCAAGCTACTGAAAATGAGCTCACCGAATCGTGGACCTCTCAACGTTCCTCATCAATAACGCTACAGCCACCGTGAGTGGTTGTGGCCTCACCTCCTTCCACACATGGGTGCCGGGCGGCGCATAAGAGCTTTGCAAGGTCGAGGAGGGAAGGTGGTGGTGCGTTAAAAATACTTTTTTAGTTATATGATATTAGTAAAATATAGGTAAGTggaatttaaataataaaatttaGAGATAGCGcataaataaatagaaagattttttttaaaaaaaacactctACAGAGATACAGATAACAAGACTTTAGGAAGCGGGTTGAAAAAGCTCTAAGATTTCATTAAGCACTTGCATTGAACTTCGGAATCATTCGCCAAGACGCCAAATTGTCAAAGCCGGAAAGCGGAGAGTTTATAAAGGGCATCCGTCCATCACCGTTCCCTTCCTCGCCGACCCACACATTGgcggctcccccccccccccccctcgtctAAGCTTGAGGCAATCCCCGCCCCTAGCCCTGCTCAATCCAGCCCGGCTCCATGGCCAACAGCAACCTCCCGCGCCGAATCATCAAGGTGCGCCTCGCGATCTGGTTGCCCCTCCCCCTACCCCCAGATCTATGGCCGCCCTCTCCCGCTCGATGGAATCGGATtccttttaaaattttcaatgtTTCGTGATGATTAATCCGTTTGGAATTTGGATCTGTGCAGGAGACGCAGCGGCTTCTCAGCGAACCAGGTGCCTGGCTTTCATTTTTGCGAGATTTTCTTATAATTTTGGTGGAATTGGGAGTCAGCTGCTACTGTTGTGGTCTCGCTACCCGCGTATGTTGTTTGATTcaccttttatttttctcccaTGCGTGCAGCTCCAGGGATTAGCGCGTCGCCGTCCGAGGAGAACATGCGGTACTTCAATGTCATGATCCTTGGCCCGGCGCAGTCACCCTATGAAGGTGTTTCTCTTTTCTGAGTTTAGTTGTCATATTGGTGTATTGCCATCTGTGTGCTTCTGATGCTCTAATGTTTGTACTGAGCTATGTGGATTTGATATTGCGATCCTTGTGTTTAGTATTGTTGTGTTTCGTGGACTACAATTGGTGTTATTGTTCTGGTATTCAGTATGCCTAGTTTTGTTTGTGAAGAGGCTGCAGTTGATTAGTGGACTAGCGTACATGGACTACCAATATAGTCTACAAGGAGAGTAGCGTTAGTTCAACAGTATGGCCAGCTTATGCATACGCTTCTGAACTCGAGTCTGAATAGGACAGTGCCATTTTCCTAAATGATTGCCATCATGTGCTGTTTAATTCAGTTGTTTCGTTGCCCATGCAGTTATGGTAGTTCTTTGTGCTTTTAAGACTATAAGACTAATATGAACATGCCAAAATGCAGCTGCCGTATTCATTTGTGACAAGTGCCAGTGCAAGCTCTAGATTTCTAGTGGGCCTGTTTTTTATTTCCGCGCTTCCAGGGATCTATAAATTATGTCACACAGGGATATCACCACTAACGTTTAGTCGTTTATGCACACAATTAATTTCCATATGATCTCGGGAACTAGTTTTGGCTCCTTTGTTAGGTTCATGAATGTGTCCTATTAAAGTAATCTGCCTATGATCCCAAAGTTTGTAGTCAAAGTATTGGATCTCCTTTTTCCTATTCACAACAGGGATTAAACATGGATTATCTACTATGTTTATGTGCAATACAGAGTAATTGAAATAAGGTGCATGTAGATAATTAAGAATGCAAATGATAACTTGTCTCACTTTGTTGAAGGGTACTAATTTTTAACTTAGTCTGTGTTGGTATGTTgacttttattttaattttgtggaACCGTCTTTTGTTTATTCATTTGCATCTGGTCTCCCAAAGTCCTGATAGTTTCTTCTGCTTATGTGTTGGACAGGTGGAGTTTTCAAGCTTGAGCTTTTCTTGCCTGAGGAATATCCAATGGCTGCTCCAAAGGTAATTTCTTGATCAATCATTAATGTTGGTTTAACCAAATGTTAGTTGGCATTAATATTTCTGTGTTGTATGTGTTTGGCCGTAACACCAACTTCCTTGATATGAATTAATGGTTTGTTTTCTACTTGCAACTGTTTGATAAATTTAATGCTGCCTGTATAACGTGAATCCTATCAAGATCTTGGCCCCATAATGTTTCCTTTTGTTACTTCTTATGTCTAGGGTCAGGCCCCATAATGTTTCCTTTTGTTAAATAATTGTCCCTTCCATCATGCAAAAAGCGAAATGCTATATAGTTGTTTAATAATGATAATTAGCACGGGAGTGATGTTGGAATGTAATTTCAATGGGTCAACCTTTCTTTGCTTCAACTTTGTTCAAGCAGTGCTTCTTatgaatatttatgttttttcccTTCCTGTTCTGGTGGAGTCAACATTATATTTTAACTTCTATTCattaatttgtaaaataaacTTAATGAGCAGGAATTCTagcattttgtttcttttactGGAAAATCAGTACTAGCATTCAGTTAATACTCATATCTCTATATTAGATTGTTCTTCTGTTAGCACATTTCATCTCTTCAGACAACTTAACACTTGCCTTGTTTAGAAAAGTGTATTGATTATTGACACTTGGATCGCAGTATAATACTTCAAATTTGGTTAGTACATTGCTTGCTGTTGAAAATGGGGTATTTTTTGCTAAATATTTAGTTGTCGCCTACTGGTTCTTTCTATGTATGTGTACTCGCCTATTTTAGGATTAGCATCATCTAACCTAAGTAGTTAGAGCTATTCTATTTGTACATTTCTATCTGTTGTCACTTTGTTGTAAGCCTGCTGAAGGTAATTTTACATTGATTTCTGCTGCAGGTTAGATTTCTCACCAAAATTTACCATCCCAACATCGACAAGGTAAGCAAGGCAAATGGTATTctttgcagttttttttttttgaaaaatatatacCTCATTGGCTATTGCTGACAAACTTCACTACAGCTTGGTAGGATATGCCTTGACATTCTCAAGGACAAGTGGAGTCCAGCTCTTCAGATACGCACGGTTCTGTTGAGGTATCTGCTTATTTTATTGCTTGCTTGGCCAAATAGATCTGCTGAAGATGATAAATGATTCTATTACTCTACATTGTAGTTAAACCATGAGTTGCCATTTGTTGTTATAGCATGCAATTCCAGAGTGTTTCTTGCACTTCTCTGATGTCTACCGTACTAGTGTGCTACCTTACTGCCACCTGACAATATTCAGTCTTCAGCATCCAGGCACTGCTGAGTGCTCCAAATCCAGATGATCCTCTCTCAGACAACATTGCAAAACACTGGAAAGCAAATGAAGTTGAAGCTGTTGAGACAGGTATTTGTAGATGTAGTAAACCAAGCCATGAACGAACAGACACTCTTTTGCTCGCAGTTTTATTTTCCTGATCTCCTAACAAGACATTTTGGGTTTTGCAGCGAAGGAGTGGACTGGCCTGTATGCAAGTGGGGCATGACAACCAAGCGTTGTTTTGGATGTAATAACACTGTCATAGTTTGTGGGCCTTGATTGAATACATTTGCTTGACAAGAGCAAATTTGAGATATGTTGCAACTGGAAAAGTGTTCGAGTTATGTCTTGTGGCTCTGGCTCCCTTCACTGCAGTGCACCTTTAGTCAAAGCAACTGTTGCCTGGCCTGTTTCTGTTTGATCTTCGGTTACTTTTCCAGTTATCTCGTCTGCTGTGCTCTGAGCATTTGTGCTGTCTCAAACGATTACAGGCTGTTCTTAATTTCTGTTCTTTCCCCAGGAACACTTTTGGAGGCATTTCTTAGCTTGTTGGAGAATTGATGATAAACTACCTCGAAGAACCAACCAGAATGCTGTTTTGCCAATAGGTTGATAACATCTCCTAATTAGTTTTGGGGATACATTGGTTCCGCGCTTTGTTTGTTGCTAGTAATCTATTACTtctgtttttaaatgtttttaaatagatgtcattttaggaATTTAAGTTTATTCTTAAATAGATGCCATTCTAGGTTTTTTTTATTAAGTGTTCATATTAAAGTCTATTAAAAAGTGGAGTTTTAATTTAATGAATGTGGTGGGTTGGTGATTTATATGTTATTGATTGAATGTTAGAGAAATCGAGAGTAGTAAATATGTCATGtataaaagaatttattataacTTTGTTTATATGTTGAAGACTAAAACGATATCTAAAAGAGAATAAATTTTAGCACGCAACCTTCAAACATAATACAATTAGCAAACCATTGCGACAACAAGCCGTAGACAATATAACATTGAAATGATACAAACCTCGGGATTCAGCGAATGTTAACCCTCATGAGCTAATCCAGTATATGGGGTCGTAATACATGTAGCTCGTCACCCTACACGACGGTGAGGTACGAACAGTGCCTCACGTCGAGCTGAGTGTCAAGCATCTTAAGGTGCGACATACCTTCATGTTCAAAAATTATTTACACTTTGATAAGCACAATAGATACAAAGTAACAAGTTAGAGTGGAACATAGGACATGAGCCATTATTTTGTTAAATGTGTACACAAATATGTTACTATAGTTACATACATACATTCAACACGACACAACGTACTCGCATAAAATAAGAATCATAAATTAACACAATACAAACTCAAACATAATAATAATGTCACTACTACAATATTGCGAATACGTATATCCATCACACaacaaattacaacattaatcgaaCGTAATGAGTTGATGCATCCAACGATCGATGGGCATGAGGACATCTCCCATCTGCAACTAAACCGGAAGGACTTGTTTCAGCGATGTTGGCACTAAGTACAcccatttcttgtaagtgtgccaTGTTTGGTTATACTTGCTACACCATTTCATGCGTCAACCGACTTCTGCTTTGTCCATGTCATTACGGATCCTCGTCGTCCTGCACCGTCACTTCTTCTATTTCAACTTCTCGGGATTAGGGATGAACATACAATTCGACCCAAGATCCTTCATGAAAAAACCATAAATCATAAAACCATAGACCCtatggttccaggtgttgaacAGAGCTTCATTTTTGAAGTTGTTCGCGATATACCTTCGAGTCCTCATGCCTGTCATAGCACACGTGGCAATCACATGTGAACATGTCTTGTGCAGTAGAAGTGGCTTGTAGTAGCTGCAAACACAACTATTATCGAAGAGGATGCACTCTTGGAAAACATATCTCACGCTTGCCCCCTACTTCCTTTGTCCCTATAAAGAATTTCGTATCTATGCTATGTAGTCCCACAGTCTTCATctggtgcatctttgccttctctaTCTTGTCTTCTATatacttagtcatcttcatTTCACAAATCAGATGATCATTATTTAGTGTCGGCTGAGCTAATGCATATCGGTCCCTAAAAATCTTACAGgttcaggttgttcacaatctgggtGTTTGTCACATTAGCAACAAAGGCTAAGGTGATATTTATGTGACTGGGCTTAAGTTTGTTCAGCGTTCAAGCATGGTCCACAACAATCAACACCTCCTAATATTCAACCCACTCTCCTTTGAAGCCATGCAACAACCACAGGTAACCCTCCTTCACTTCACGCACTTTACATCGttttccttcttgcttgacttgacaacataaaactgaCATCTAAGCGATGTCACTCATTGAGTCACAACATCGATCATGACCTAACTGATAGGATTCCTAGCCCCCTCGATCATCTCATTCTGTGTATACATCCAGGGTATCTCATTCgcctcattcaccacaaggttgttaaAGTTAGAATTGTTCTAATCCGTAGAAACAGgagcatcatcctcatcatgcGATATACCATACTTAGGAGcttcatcaacatcaaaatCATCCATCTCCATCagttcaattagagaagagaTTTGTTCCCCTTCGTCTGCCTCACTGGTCGATTCAATCAGATCATCTGATGAATGTGCAGTATCGGGATCGCCATCctcattaccctcctcgtcatcactctcctcctccgcgtacccctcaccctgcatctccccaactctttccttattctttcattgcacaagcaacataaaTAGTCAACCTCTTTCCACTACATCCAGCAGATACATCATCCATACTTGATTTTCTCTGAGCAGCTACACCTCCTTGTACACACTATCTCTCACACGGTTACCCATAATACTAATGATCATCTCTTAAACCTCGAGATCTATTTTAAAATCTCGCATCAACCAGTCATATAAGTGTTCAACACTCTTCTGTATAGTTCTAGAAATACCTTTGTTCATTTGATCAAAAACTAACAGTACTACCCTTTtcggaccatataatatttcactgtcttcataaaaaatcataaactacCACTATTCCAACATACTTGTCAATCAACataaaaccctaacattattctgtcaaaacattaaaaaaaacgtaaaactacatctacagtAATGCAACATTGATTAAAAACATGAACCAACAGTTATCTACgttgcaaaaaaaatcatcaggttgctacatcaaacacctctaaatcctacaACCATTATCTAAGTTATatctacactatatctaaattcTACaactaatacctaacatatgtctaaatactacatttaattactaaaatatgcatacaaacaagatctaattattaaactatgtCTAATCCTAATTTTAAACTTAAATCTGCGTTCCAAACTATGTCTAATACCTATTCTACCGggttaaaaaaatagacaaaaaacTACCAAAAATTCTATGAGACCCACAAGATGTTACCCCTTCATAAGGTAAGATGTTACTCCCGTCTGATGAACGGATGAATATagcctatttttataaaattttatgaCAGACAtgtagttttacaaatattagaaaatataaaaaaattcttgtttGCTGCGGCATGTGCTATAGTTGCGCGACAAGGGCAGGTAGCTGCTAGTGGTGCTGGGGTAGGCCATGCAGCAAGCATCCAAATCCAACCGGCCCCCGTGAACAAGAGTAGCGCATCGCGAACCTGTCTGTATAAAACGTCTTGTTCCGAAAGCAAGAATGCAGAAACGTGAAGCAACGCAGTCTGCGAAGAACAGTACCAGAGCACAACTTGTCAGTGATACAGTGCCCTCTTCATGCGATCCTAGTTCGTCGTTGCAATTGGAGGAAATACAGTGGGGTGGGTCTGCTATGGGTCACGATCCGGAGAGTTGGATCACGAGATAAGGTCGGGCACTCCTTTTGctaaaaggggaaaaaggaagCCGGGGACCTATCTATAATCGTCTCGGGGAGGTCGAATGTTCGATTCTTGCATGTGTCCTGTTGGGCACGGGCAGCACGAAGGTCTGGTCCTGAGTCCGTATGCTTTCTTCGATTCTATCGCTTCCCTTCCCCACGATTAAAATGCCTCCTTGTGGGCGTTGTTGGTTGGTTGCCCTTCCTTCCGTCGAGATTGGTCGGTCCTGCTTTCTGCGTGCCACACCCTAGTACCGTTCACCTGGTCTAGGTAGCCCTGGTCCCTGGAGCATGCTTGCGCAGTTGCACTCGCAAAGTGGATAAGATCCTATGCCGATCGATGCATTGGACCTCTCGGCACTTGGATAGATGCTGGCGGTACCCGATATGTCCACGAGGAAAACAAGAAGGCTAGCAGCTCGCCTGTCGCCCCTATCTTTAGGCCAACTCCAGCGGTGACTCCAAATTTACAGAATCCAGTGCTATAGTACTTTGtgtggtactgtagcactggaaatcaCTGGCGCTCCAGTGGCTGGACGAGCGAAACACCGtcggtactgtagcaacactgtagcagtccTGTTCACAGATGCTTACAGTGGGACCggagaaaaaaagaggagtagaagttAGGAAATAGAATaactgctggagataaaaaaaataaaagatattataataataatagaggatactataataatatttttaagataaaaatttaaaataattgcTGGAGCTAGCCTTATCTGTATCTGAACTTCTGAGGAGCTAGCATGCACGGGATGAAACGGAAAaagctctctccctctctctcacacacacacacgcacgccCACACTGGCTTGTCCAATCGGATTCGCGCGCGGCAGAGAGAGCTGGGCCGGGGGCTGCATCCTGCCACTTACACCTGGCGCGACAGAGATTCTCTGCGATGCTCGTGCTCCTTGGGGACGAAACCGAAGGGCATCCGGTCAGGCCAGGTTCCCGTTGATTCGCGCCGCGTGCGACATGGCCGCGCACACTAGGTGCAGCCCCTCCATGGAACGGTTAATGGCAGCTCCCCAAAGGCAGACAGCCAGAGGTGGTGCCAGCCTCACCATGACACCATGTCCTcctctctgctctgctgctggTCTCTTTCTTAGCGCCCAAAATCTCTTAACAACTCGTAAGCGGTGAGTGTAAACTAAGGCAAGTTTCAACTGAAatgaaagaaaggagaagataATTTAAACAAGTTTGAACTGAAATCGCGACGACTCACGACCAGTAGAGATGCATGGCGTGACAAATCATGTATATCCTCGCGTAAACTAAGCCAAGTTGAATCTGTTGAAACATTTCTAGCAGAAAAGGACCTGGCATCTACCTTCTGCAGGGACAGAATCACCGCATCCTTACGGGCTAGCTGTGGAGACCAGCTGCTTAATCATGCAAATATGTTACCTCCTTTTGGTCAAATCAGACGACAAGGATCATACGCACGACGCGCAATGGCTCGTGtgacctgacctgacctgaccAGCTGACCTGACCTGGCCTCCCTAATTCGTGCCTTCTGCTGGACAAGTGAATCTTCAGGTAACGTGGACTCGCTGCTCTGCCTACCTGGTCCAGAGCCAATAATGGCGTCCCTAATCAGAGGAAACGGTTTTCTCCGTGTGACCCATTGCCACAAGTTGTCATCTTACGCTACCATCCACGGTAGATATATTTAGACCACTGTACATGTTGCTTCCAAAAACGCACGGGCAGTTTGGCGCCGTTTTCGTAAGAGCCTGGCCGCATACATACAAAGGaagaggacttttacagtacacctaaataaGTGTATGCCGTCTATTTTCTTCATTCGGTGGTTTAGATTAgtccaatgatactctatcgtccatcagtatcatgggtatcataagggtaggattggaaaaaaaaattatgataaatttgtaaattatatgtttaattagggaagatcaaaatgttagtttatttttcggataagctttcacttattctgttcatttcatttattagggttttcatCTTCCGTCGGTCGATCGATGATGGAtggcgaaggtccgaagtccgatcagtcaatgacgtaattacctctaagggtatcaagataattacaataacaCCTACTAAAATAGATGGTTGGATCataacaatgatactctccatcatctagtatcataGTGTACTGTAAATGTTCTCTAAAGGAAATATGGCGATGCGGGCAGAGTACCTGGTGCAAACTCTCTACAAAATGGTGGGAATGTAAGCTCGTGATATTGCCGAAAGTGGCGGAACAACGATCTGTGCTTTTAGACGCGCACTCGTCTGCACAAAAAAGGGAGCATTTCAGGCGGTTTCTGAAACAAACCAACACTCGAAACACTCCTTTAGAGTGCGGCATTGCAAAAGCGTAAGAATAGGAAAAAAACATGGGAATATGATAATAATGCATGTGCAAAATATAGGTATAGAAAACACCGGAATTTTATTGAAGTAGCTGTTTGAATGagccacagaaaaaaaaaatgtaggaaTTTTTAGGAGATGTACATGAAAGTGAACATAATCACATTTGTTAATCATCGTATGCAAGTGACTGACCAGTGGACCGTCCAAATAATAAGTCCCACCCGTCAGTAGGGAGTTTGTGTCATCTCATCCACTCCTCTTCATCCTGTACGTTCGCATCCTGCCTGAGTCCATTCGTTCCTATCCATCCGTGGAGCTCTGATTTGGAGATGAGCGGCGAAGGTGTCTCGATCCGGCGACGAGCACTGGCGGAGGCTCGATTTGGAGAGGAGGGGCGACAGCGGCGAAGAAGGCACCGCGACGGTGGCTCGATTTGATTCCCAACTCTGGCAATGGGGTGCTCAAGCCTAATGGCAGATTGAGCCTTCAATTAGCATCACCGAAGCTTCGTTTGCCTCGATCCGatgcgaagggaaaggagaaaagAGATCGGACTGGATGTTTCTTTTCCGGTGATTTTCATGTAAAATGGGCATCCTATGAACTTTTCCTCCCATTTTCCTGCTTTGCAATCTTGCAATCCAAAGGGATGAACGGTATACAATCCTATAGGAAATGTAATCCtccatttttcaaaaaaaaaaaaccctgcaATCTAAAGGAGGCCTCATGTCAGAGGAGGGTTCACATGTATGATGTACGTGTACAACTGAACTGTTCGTGCGCATCAACAGCTCCCATGTCTGTGTTATAGTACCGCTCACAATTCTATTACCAATACATAGAAAGCATCACAAACTCAACAGTAAATGGATTGTGTCGTCAGGACAGGTATCAAATGACGTGCTGATTTTAGCTAGCACTGCTAGTTGTTTCACTAACATCTGTTTACATGGGAATAAAGTTCCACGCTATTTAAGGCGTTATGCGCCTCAAATAAGTATTTAATGTCTCGGCCAATTCAACCTCGTCAAATTAGCTTGCAATAGGAAGATTTCTTTTACAAAATCGGAAATCACatattataaaatagaaaaataaaaaacagtaAAATCATTAATACAAAATAGATAACCACACCGTATAAAATAGACAAACTGATAAATGTAAGATCTCTATTACAAAATAGAAAACCAATCATTCTAAAATAGAAAAACTGACTAACAGAAAATCCCTATATAACACGCTAGATATTAAATAtgagttttatatatatatatatatatgcgggGATGTATAGTAACCCAAACTACTCGTTAGTAACTACTTGCATCCCTAGCTGTTACTCACCAAGGTGACAACAGAATCTTCAACCGCTGTTGCTGCACAGTGCTGATTAGTCTCATGCAAACACGGAGCCTGTGACTGCCTGGTCAAGACTTCTTCAGACTTCGGAGAatctgctgcagcagcagctacTACTGACTATCGAGTGAAGCGGGGCATCATGCAGTTCCCTTTTTTGCTCGTCTGGTCAGGCAAAGTTTATCCTACAAGACGTAGGAAGGATAGGCGGAGACACGGGTAGCGCGCAGCGCAACCGTTGTGTCTCTACCAGTCCCCTACCTGCCTGCAGCCAGTACCCTCTCCGATCACATCGGCAGATGCAGCAAACGTGAATCCGTCGGTTTAACACAGTAGTACCCGATAAAAAAGAAGGAACACAGGAGTCTTTTACCGATCAATGGCACAGCCGCACAGCATTCTTGTGGAACTAAATcccaattgtttttttttttcccgatcAAT includes:
- the LOC133929405 gene encoding ubiquitin-conjugating enzyme E2 36-like; translation: MANSNLPRRIIKETQRLLSEPAPGISASPSEENMRYFNVMILGPAQSPYEGGVFKLELFLPEEYPMAAPKVRFLTKIYHPNIDKLGRICLDILKDKWSPALQIRTVLLSIQALLSAPNPDDPLSDNIAKHWKANEVEAVETAKEWTGLYASGA